Genomic DNA from Solanum dulcamara chromosome 4, daSolDulc1.2, whole genome shotgun sequence:
AGgcaaaaaaattctttaaaaaaagaaacagaTCTGACtatgaaagaaaattcaaaaatagagCATAAGTTCTAACaaaaaagggtgtgtttggtgcttggaactgcaaaaatagggaaatagcaacttatacaaaacatactttgggtagaaaattcgaagatatcctAGTATCAAACACAATGAAGTGTTCGAGAATGAGGTACACaccagttattttttttaagtagttATCTACTTGATACATAGTTGCTTGATACATAGCTATAGGATACATCACTTCTGTATTTCCTGTTATCTGTATTACCTGATatatcagttctgatacattatTTCTGTATTTGATACATCATTGCTGATACATATCTGTGATAATTATTTactgcaggttgttgcttcatcagaatatctttattctgtttatgagtcaggtataagatacattgtgtgtcttgaaagaaaaacatgcaATTGTGGCAGGtttcaactagacgagataCCATGTTCACAcgcaattgcagtgttgaagagcaGATACAAAAGGATGCAGGAAaaccaaagaaagaaagaaaaaagtactTTAGTGAGAAGATAAGAACGAGCACAAATTCTTGTAGTCGTTGTGGCCATAAAGGCCACAACAGAAAGAGTTATAATTTCATTCCCAAAGAGAAATGATGTTTTGTTATGCCAGGATACATTCTATTTGGATCATGTACTTACATctacatagtttttttttacattatgggttgattttgatacatatatcaattaactagaatagtaattgaatatcaataattgatacatggatagttggtaattatatttattataagttACTTGGTATTGATAGTAATtttgaatctgatacataagaataACGGATACATAAACATTCGACGTATTATGGTTGATACTTTAAAggttgttgtattagttttcaactggattatggttgatacataacatgttgtattgatatagattgtagatgtatcaagagctgtaaagattgatgcatgagattctgatacataaatatagatgtatcagaatcattaaatatcAATCAATTACAATCTGATACACAAACAATATGTATCAAAAGCTGTAAAGATTGATGCACGAGATTCTGAAACATAaatatagatgtatcagaattattaaATATCAATCAATTACaatataatacataaacaatatgtatcagaagttgtaaagattgatgcatgtgattctgatacataaatgtagatgtatcaaaatcattaaatattgatacattacaatctgatacataaataatatgtatcagaagctttAAAGATTGATGCATGTGATTCTGAAACATAaatatagatgtatcagaatcattaaatattgatacattataatttgatacatGAAGTAGATGTATCGGAAGcattcaagtttgataaatcaaaatatgatacataaatattagaaaaacTTTAAAGTCTGTTAAATTATTGAATAgctagaaaaaaatatttactattggtgcaaaaacataattgtacattctactactgtaaaattaaaaaaaaaaactactcaaCGTCCATCGGTTCTCCTTGACCAGGAGGTATGCAATTCCTTTCTGTTTTTTTGCTCGacctcaagaagtaagaggcatttgatgatttgcccttGAAAATTACACTATGGCATATCTAGATAGTGACCAAATATGGTTTGTCGAAATAATTGTATAGCTTcatcacctattgatgatttgaaatcataaataaaattagtcGTATATGCAGTGCCGAATCTTAGGGAGTGTcggggatcttcttgatgacgtacttcattccctgcattgacatgaaaactgattaaatacaacttaatttttgtatttaaacatgatatatcagaagcattatatcttgatacatgagattctgatacataaacaagatgaaTCATGAGCATTAACGTTTGATAAATGAGAATccgatacaaaaaaaataatgtatcaaaaaaagataagaatctgatacataaagtagatgtatcaggAATCAGTAAAACTTtagaaaaatgacatttaaaaaaattatataaacatgatgtatcagattctcatgtaagcttgatatatgagaatctgatacataaataatatgtatcaAAAGCAGTAAATCCTGATATATGAGCATTTGATACaaaaacatgatgtatcagaaaataGATaagaatttgatacataaagtatatgtatcagGAATCAGTAAAACTTTAGAAAAATaacatttagaaaaaaaaataaacaggatgtatcagattctaatgTTATCTTGATACATACaaatttgatacataaaattatatgtatcaggAGCAGTAAATCTTCATAAAAAATCACATTAAAAAAACTTATAGAaactcatacctttgggagattagggcgtgttgaaACCCTTTCAATCTTCTTGTCGGCTTCTTTGGGTGaatgttgaacttgagatttcgacttcaatttctcacggaGCTATCCATCACTGATGGATCGTTATGATGCTTGGATCTAACCTCGTTCGGTGAAACacgaatttcttgatttttattcaattgagtGAGAGCAATACTAAAAGATGGAGCGGATTTTATGTGTATCAGTGAACAATGTGAGTACAAAAAAATTACAGAAGAAAACAGAGGAAATCGAAGAAGGTGAGAATGAAGTGAGATACCATTAAAGGAAAAACTTGCATATACCTTACTTAGatgcttgaaattgagtaatagatggactgaaattgaaaaaaaaaagaaactgtCATCGAGGAGGCTGAAGAATAGGCGTGAATTTAGGTAACTGATATAAGATATAAGGTaaaagtgatgtatcagtgaaAGAGTGagagagttaaaaaaaatagggatttttgatatttttccaaCTAGTTGGGAGTATTAGTAAATATGGTAATATAACATGTATAAATGGATAATTTTCCCTAAATAAAATCGTTTCATCAATGAGATGAATAAAAATTGTAATTTGAGATCAAATAATTATTTGCACTAATTATACTTTTATGAGCTAGATTTGACACTGGTAATCTAAAAATTGCTAGATCGCCTTTTAGACAAATAAGACCTCTTGCAAACAGGGGATTCAtaaaaattggcaaaaataGAGTGACCATATAGGTGGTTAATTACACCAATCCAATACATGTTTGTCATGTGTTTGCACATAGAGTTTTAGCACTTAATCATGATTCATTAGCATGTATTTTAATCTCATTAAATCACATAATCATAGTAAATTTATATGATTTGTTTTTACTGTGTTATGCATATATGGGCTAATAAGGATTATTCTTGGTACATTCTTTGATAGTTTTACTTCTAATTAGTTACAATAAAATGTTGCAAGCTTATGTCTACAATCTTTATCAGAAAAAGGGAAATTGTTAGTATACATGAATTGAATTAATCTCAATCAAATAATCATCAATAGGAAAGTCTTCTTGGATCTTTCACTTGAATCCTCCAATGTCCATCTAAAAAATTAGCTTTCTTGGCTTTTCTCCTCCATTTAATTATCCTTGCATCCATTTCTGGTGTCAATGCACAATATTCCCTAAGTTCCATAGGCATTTTCTTGTACACTTTCCACCACCTCTGATGCGCTGAATCACTGGCAAAAATTTGAGATTCCACTTTATCCCAATTGCAATCGTAATCCTCGTAACACAACCATGGCTTCAATCCCAAATAATGTACAGTGTACGAATCATCAGGAAGGTTGCGATGACTCGTATTTACAAAAATCTTGAGAGTATTTAGCTTAGTAGGCCACCTATGCCACCACACGAACATTTCATTTAAAAAGCCTTGATCGCCCCCGTTATATGAACCTACCTCAAACCTTTTGTTCATTAAATTTTGGAACTTGCATTTTGATGGTTCTATGATCATGACGCCCGAATTGAAAATGTACCCATCGTTTCCAGCGGCTGATAATTCTGGATACGAAAAGAATTGATCGATGTTCCTGAAAACCACGAAATCTGAATCGATGAATAGGACTTTGTCGTATTCTATGAGTTGCCATATCCGGAGCTTGCTGTAATTCCATTCGTTGTACGCGTTTTTTGGGGCATGTGGGCTTCttattcttttgattttcttgattttccagCCTGCTGCTATGAGACCATGAAGAGATTTTGGTGAAATTGAGTCATCTGCTAAGAGGACAAGATCTCTTGTAGAGTTGGTTTGGATAATGCTTTGTGCTAATGCAATTGCTCCACAAACATAGGCTTCTGAGGAATGTACAACTGTCACATATGCCTCTCTTGGCTTGTGGAACTTTTTGTCCAGTCCTGATCCTGATGCCGGATAACTCTTCCAAGTTTTTTCTTCTGTACGtaattttaacaaaattatatactaattaggtaattttaaatattactatCA
This window encodes:
- the LOC129884676 gene encoding putative UDP-glucuronate:xylan alpha-glucuronosyltransferase 4, with amino-acid sequence MAFIKQKSYTLSLIFLSIFLLYLTLTCKLRPKNRDIPISNLEKPTFRQNIVMPMEHVTSRPQWFQLLQDEIKDHKTLKIGLVNLDDVSFFDYLGLHGAENMETFDVKFRKVSNKIKWKDLFPEWIDENEVSAKPTCPEIPMPVFEKYEELDVVVAKVPCKHVGVDGSRDVFRLQVNLVVANFLLRRGGWDKNRPVYAVFIGDCGPMWEVFRCEDMLLHEENLWVYKPDLQRLKQKILMPVGSCQLARPFSEQEEKTWKSYPASGSGLDKKFHKPREAYVTVVHSSEAYVCGAIALAQSIIQTNSTRDLVLLADDSISPKSLHGLIAAGWKIKKIKRIRSPHAPKNAYNEWNYSKLRIWQLIEYDKVLFIDSDFVVFRNIDQFFSYPELSAAGNDGYIFNSGVMIIEPSKCKFQNLMNKRFEVGSYNGGDQGFLNEMFVWWHRWPTKLNTLKIFVNTSHRNLPDDSYTVHYLGLKPWLCYEDYDCNWDKVESQIFASDSAHQRWWKVYKKMPMELREYCALTPEMDARIIKWRRKAKKANFLDGHWRIQVKDPRRLSY